From Balneola sp. MJW-20, the proteins below share one genomic window:
- a CDS encoding oligosaccharide flippase family protein has translation MGKISSLLRNKLFQNTGIYTISSVIEKAIPFFLLPVLTRYLSTEDYGIVAMFLVLLGIINPFTGISIQSAVLRSYYKDQVDISTYIFNSLLLILGSSTLVSVVFYFFSGPISEYSAFPEEWLLSVVLVSAGQFVVNIVLVIWQARSKAIQFGVLKILLTGFNLGSSIYLIVVLGYGWEGRVIGQVFAVSIFTFVSLIILWKEKLIRIKFSVEYLKHALNYGLPLIPHVLSATIITAIDRVFITNMIGINETGIYTVGYQIGMIVGVVATSFNKAWAPWLFDKLTDANASRKKTIVKLSYSFMAGITLFAILLSLISPFFMEYFIGKDFYGATDYIIWIAMGYAFNGAYFAVVNYILYVEKNHLLSYMTIITATINIILNYFLININGAIGAAQATTISYLLLFIIVWYLSNRVYPMPWLSAFSIGKK, from the coding sequence ATGGGTAAGATCTCATCACTTCTTAGAAATAAACTTTTTCAAAATACCGGTATTTATACTATATCCAGTGTTATTGAAAAAGCCATTCCATTCTTTCTATTGCCGGTTCTTACCCGGTATCTAAGCACTGAAGATTACGGTATTGTTGCAATGTTCCTGGTGCTTCTGGGAATCATAAATCCCTTTACCGGAATAAGTATCCAATCGGCGGTACTTAGAAGTTATTATAAAGATCAGGTTGACATTTCAACCTATATTTTTAACTCCCTGTTATTAATACTGGGTAGTTCCACTCTAGTGTCAGTGGTATTTTATTTTTTTTCGGGTCCGATTTCAGAATATTCTGCTTTTCCCGAAGAGTGGTTATTATCAGTAGTCTTAGTTTCAGCAGGGCAGTTTGTGGTAAATATTGTATTAGTCATATGGCAGGCAAGATCGAAGGCGATACAATTTGGGGTATTAAAAATATTATTGACAGGTTTTAATCTTGGTTCTTCAATTTACCTGATCGTTGTATTGGGTTACGGTTGGGAAGGTAGAGTTATTGGTCAGGTTTTTGCCGTTTCCATATTTACATTTGTGAGTCTTATAATTCTCTGGAAGGAAAAGCTTATCAGGATCAAATTTTCAGTAGAGTATCTTAAGCATGCCCTAAATTACGGACTACCATTGATACCACATGTTTTGAGTGCCACGATTATAACCGCTATAGATCGCGTATTTATAACTAATATGATAGGTATCAATGAAACAGGTATATATACAGTAGGTTATCAGATCGGAATGATTGTAGGTGTTGTGGCTACCTCTTTTAATAAAGCATGGGCTCCCTGGCTGTTTGATAAACTGACAGATGCAAATGCCTCAAGAAAGAAAACCATCGTAAAACTATCTTATTCATTCATGGCCGGAATTACTTTATTTGCCATTCTGCTATCTCTTATCTCACCATTTTTTATGGAGTATTTTATTGGAAAAGATTTTTACGGCGCTACTGATTATATAATCTGGATAGCAATGGGTTATGCTTTTAATGGGGCTTACTTTGCGGTCGTAAACTATATATTGTATGTAGAAAAGAATCATTTATTATCTTATATGACAATAATTACTGCTACAATAAATATAATCTTAAATTATTTTCTGATTAATATTAATGGAGCGATCGGGGCTGCTCAGGCAACCACTATTTCTTATCTGTTATTATTCATTATCGTTTGGTATTTATCAAATAGAGTTTACCCCATGCCATGGCTGTCAGCTTTTTCAATAGGAAAGAAATAA
- a CDS encoding acyltransferase — MNDKTTLGNNVHFNGISIRGKGAVTIGNNFHSGPEIIIFTENHNYRGDRIPYDNTFIIKDVRIEDNVWLGAKVLILPGVTIGEGAIIQAGAVVVNDIPALGIAGGNPAKVFTYRDENHYQSLKKQGKFF; from the coding sequence GTGAATGATAAAACCACTTTAGGGAATAATGTACATTTTAACGGAATCAGTATAAGAGGAAAAGGTGCCGTTACAATAGGTAATAATTTTCATTCAGGTCCGGAGATCATCATCTTTACAGAGAACCATAATTATAGAGGTGATCGTATTCCTTACGATAACACGTTTATTATCAAAGATGTGAGAATTGAGGATAACGTCTGGCTTGGTGCAAAGGTTCTAATCTTACCAGGTGTTACAATAGGGGAAGGTGCCATTATACAGGCAGGTGCGGTTGTAGTAAACGATATTCCAGCTCTTGGGATTGCGGGGGGTAATCCGGCTAAAGTCTTTACTTACAGAGATGAAAACCATTATCAATCACTGAAGAAGCAAGGGAAATTCTTTTAA
- a CDS encoding polysialyltransferase family glycosyltransferase, giving the protein MNFFLIESPLQYLNALEAKYYFNIPSDEAKLIVFRGVSEDNIQQIKESVSESEWQDIEYILSSERKIRKYALKNHFRNILKETSIKKVFIGDYRSYLMRHFANISDSEDVIMLDDGRSSVDIHKMIFERVDIRNRNSNLRRILNNLAGLKDQSIKDISLFTVYDSDHNNNNKLHRNNYDYLRKSLKEKPVSDTVLFIGNCFTELNLMSEEDYLKSMRKISEFYEGKRIMYVPHRREKTEKLNNLTGLNALDLQRYNIPLELALSKSDAIPGYIASFYTSAIDNIEKIIGSDVELTAFRPNLDLFDQKIRGTAEEAYNYYSMNHNIRVINI; this is encoded by the coding sequence ATGAATTTCTTCCTTATAGAATCTCCCTTGCAATATCTCAATGCTCTAGAAGCGAAGTACTATTTCAATATCCCTTCCGATGAAGCTAAACTTATAGTATTTCGAGGTGTTTCTGAAGACAATATTCAACAGATTAAAGAATCTGTTTCAGAAAGTGAATGGCAGGATATTGAATATATTCTTAGTTCAGAGAGGAAAATTCGAAAGTATGCCTTGAAAAATCACTTTAGGAATATTTTGAAAGAAACCTCTATAAAAAAAGTATTCATCGGTGATTATCGATCATATCTAATGAGACATTTTGCAAATATTAGTGACAGTGAAGATGTGATAATGCTGGACGATGGACGTTCATCTGTTGATATTCATAAAATGATATTTGAAAGAGTTGATATACGAAATAGAAACTCAAATCTAAGAAGGATTCTGAATAATCTAGCAGGGTTAAAGGATCAGTCGATCAAAGATATTTCCTTATTCACGGTCTATGATAGTGATCATAACAACAATAACAAGCTTCATCGTAATAACTATGATTATCTTAGAAAATCGCTAAAAGAAAAGCCGGTCAGTGATACAGTTCTGTTTATTGGGAATTGTTTTACTGAGTTAAATTTAATGTCTGAGGAAGACTACCTGAAAAGTATGAGGAAGATCAGTGAGTTTTACGAAGGGAAAAGAATTATGTACGTTCCTCACCGGCGAGAAAAAACGGAAAAACTAAATAATCTTACAGGCTTAAATGCTTTAGATCTTCAAAGATATAACATACCATTAGAACTGGCTTTAAGTAAATCTGATGCAATACCAGGGTATATAGCTTCTTTTTATACCAGTGCAATTGATAATATTGAGAAAATAATTGGGAGTGATGTAGAGCTAACCGCGTTCAGGCCAAATCTTGATCTATTTGACCAGAAAATACGGGGAACTGCTGAAGAGGCATATAATTACTACTCGATGAACCACAATATCAGAGTAATTAATATTTAA
- a CDS encoding glycosyltransferase, with translation MQSLHIVTDLDNSFGGPAKSVPSLCNALKGQDIDVALFSANMRSEESNEFVDRYKLQWRSEKAILGNRFGYSSKLYNRISKNISSDTVIHNQSLWTYPVYCGFRAARAKKVPLIVSPRSTLYRKSLENSSSIKKAARVLFVDRMLECASCIHATHTDELEQIRELGIKTPIAIIRNGIDTTEFLNLKNKAAAREEFGFKADERICLFLSRINKRKRLEELIMAFNVLADKYKKWSLLIAGPMDHDYDKEVIGPLIDSLPDNIAEKIRFAGNLSGPHRLNAFAAADLFVLPTKFENFGMAIGEAMAAGLPVITTNGTPWTMLDEIGAGSCIDAGLDGFREVLNEYFGKNADQLDAMGRIGNKHIIENYSWDNIAIDFKSLYSWVLGKGDKPEFVHTY, from the coding sequence ATGCAATCTCTGCACATTGTTACGGACCTCGATAATTCATTTGGGGGCCCTGCTAAATCAGTACCAAGCTTATGTAATGCGCTTAAAGGTCAGGATATAGATGTAGCTCTTTTTTCAGCAAATATGAGATCTGAAGAATCTAACGAGTTCGTTGATCGCTACAAATTGCAATGGAGATCCGAGAAAGCTATCCTTGGAAACCGTTTCGGTTATAGCTCCAAACTATATAATAGAATAAGCAAAAATATCTCTTCTGATACTGTTATCCACAATCAAAGCCTGTGGACCTATCCTGTATATTGCGGCTTTAGGGCTGCCAGGGCAAAAAAAGTTCCCCTCATCGTTTCACCAAGGTCAACCTTATACAGAAAATCTCTTGAAAATAGTTCAAGTATAAAAAAGGCTGCCCGAGTTTTATTTGTTGATAGAATGCTTGAATGCGCATCCTGTATTCACGCTACACATACCGATGAACTAGAACAAATCCGGGAACTCGGAATTAAAACGCCCATCGCAATTATACGTAACGGAATTGATACAACAGAATTCCTGAATTTAAAGAATAAAGCCGCAGCCAGGGAAGAATTTGGTTTTAAGGCTGACGAAAGAATTTGTTTATTCCTTTCCAGAATTAATAAACGCAAAAGACTGGAGGAGCTGATTATGGCATTTAATGTATTAGCCGATAAATATAAAAAATGGTCCCTTTTGATTGCTGGCCCCATGGATCATGATTATGATAAAGAAGTAATTGGCCCGTTGATTGACAGTTTGCCGGACAATATCGCTGAAAAGATCAGGTTTGCAGGAAATCTTTCAGGCCCCCATCGATTAAATGCTTTTGCCGCAGCAGATTTGTTTGTACTTCCCACAAAATTTGAAAATTTTGGAATGGCAATTGGAGAGGCTATGGCAGCAGGTTTACCGGTGATAACTACTAATGGGACTCCGTGGACTATGCTGGATGAAATAGGGGCTGGTTCATGTATTGATGCCGGCCTGGATGGCTTCAGGGAGGTACTGAATGAATATTTCGGAAAAAATGCAGATCAACTCGATGCCATGGGACGTATCGGTAATAAACATATTATAGAAAATTATTCATGGGATAATATAGCAATAGACTTTAAAAGCTTATATTCATGGGTATTAGGTAAAGGTGATAAACCCGAATTTGTCCATACTTATTAA
- a CDS encoding sulfotransferase domain-containing protein → MISDIFRKAGDYGKKSLKYVDYLRSSTSDLKDNKPVILNSIPKSGTHFLYQIIEALPGLRDKGDFIASIPSLPYSFRPKSDLLKRLNYITPGELVRAHLFYSPEFQDQIKERTYIHFFIYRDPRDLVISEAFYLGRMNKWHGMSRFFKGLSDEERIMLAIRGLDNKKEYPDIGKRVGWYIDWLKQDDLMKIRFEDLKDPSRQSAVIDEIISYYKDLKNIEFENQQVKERIMSNIDPGKSHTYRSGKKKGWKNLFNKAHKDLFKEVAGDLLIKMNYENNNDW, encoded by the coding sequence ATGATTTCTGACATTTTTAGAAAAGCGGGTGACTATGGAAAAAAATCCCTTAAGTATGTGGATTATCTACGAAGCAGCACATCTGATCTGAAAGATAATAAGCCTGTTATACTCAATTCTATTCCAAAAAGCGGGACTCATTTCTTATATCAGATTATTGAAGCTTTACCCGGACTGAGAGACAAAGGGGATTTCATTGCTTCTATTCCAAGTCTGCCATACAGTTTTAGGCCAAAATCAGATCTGCTCAAACGATTAAATTACATAACACCCGGAGAGCTCGTCCGGGCACATTTATTTTACTCTCCCGAATTTCAGGACCAAATTAAAGAGAGAACATACATTCATTTCTTTATTTATCGTGATCCAAGAGATCTGGTCATTTCAGAAGCATTCTATCTGGGCCGAATGAACAAATGGCACGGAATGAGCAGGTTTTTCAAAGGTTTGAGCGACGAGGAGAGGATAATGCTTGCTATCAGGGGCCTAGATAACAAGAAAGAGTATCCAGATATCGGCAAACGGGTTGGCTGGTATATTGATTGGCTGAAGCAGGATGATCTGATGAAGATCAGATTTGAAGACCTCAAAGACCCATCCAGGCAGTCAGCTGTAATTGATGAGATCATATCTTACTATAAAGATCTGAAAAATATTGAATTTGAGAACCAGCAAGTCAAAGAAAGGATCATGAGTAATATAGATCCGGGTAAATCACATACTTACAGAAGTGGGAAAAAAAAGGGCTGGAAAAACCTTTTTAATAAAGCCCATAAAGACTTGTTTAAAGAAGTGGCTGGAGATCTTCTGATCAAAATGAATTACGAAAATAATAATGACTGGTAG
- a CDS encoding glycosyltransferase family 4 protein, with the protein MHIVIQDYGGYRFIYQLALELSGSFEVTYIHSSSSGGANGVYNSRENLNVVDIKLEGHSKSNLFKRRKKESLYGKRVSAYLCDQSVDLMVSTNTPLDAQKIISDSLRDTYHVIWVQDLLSIAIQSILKKKIPVIGDFISKYYHSIEKRCYKSSDQIITISEQLKEELLSWGIPNKIEVLPNWAPVEEIEVGNKNNEFSRKHDLQDKFVVLYSGSLGMKHNPDLIIDAALDLKDISEVHFLVISEGSGADYLKSYKDEHELENLSVLPFQDANVYNSVLATADLNLILLNADAQKYSVPSKAWSAMCSGRPLLTNMNMTNQVSRIISETNSGLVLSSDHSVTDGILKLFENPEVCTEMGNNARRYAELNFKINKIASLFINKSGFSNLLE; encoded by the coding sequence ATGCATATAGTAATTCAGGATTATGGTGGTTACCGATTCATATATCAACTGGCTTTAGAGCTTTCCGGGTCATTTGAGGTTACTTATATACACAGTTCAAGCAGCGGAGGAGCGAATGGAGTTTATAACTCCAGGGAAAACCTGAATGTTGTAGATATCAAATTAGAAGGGCACAGTAAGAGTAACCTTTTTAAGAGAAGGAAAAAGGAGAGCCTTTATGGTAAACGGGTGTCTGCATATCTTTGTGATCAAAGCGTTGATCTGATGGTTTCAACCAATACGCCGCTGGATGCACAGAAGATCATCAGTGATTCTTTGAGAGATACCTACCATGTGATTTGGGTACAGGACCTTTTAAGTATTGCGATCCAAAGTATTTTGAAGAAAAAGATACCCGTAATCGGTGATTTCATTAGCAAATACTATCATAGTATTGAGAAGAGATGTTATAAGAGTAGTGATCAGATCATTACGATTTCGGAGCAGCTTAAAGAGGAACTACTGAGCTGGGGGATCCCGAACAAAATTGAGGTTTTGCCGAACTGGGCTCCGGTAGAGGAGATCGAAGTCGGAAATAAGAATAATGAATTCAGCAGAAAGCACGATTTGCAGGATAAATTTGTAGTCCTGTATTCAGGATCATTGGGAATGAAACATAATCCTGACCTTATCATTGATGCAGCACTTGACTTGAAAGATATATCTGAGGTTCATTTCCTGGTAATATCAGAAGGAAGCGGTGCCGATTACCTAAAATCGTACAAGGATGAGCATGAATTGGAAAACCTTTCGGTACTACCTTTCCAGGATGCAAATGTATATAACAGCGTGCTAGCTACAGCTGATCTCAACCTTATTCTGTTGAATGCTGATGCACAGAAGTATTCTGTCCCATCTAAAGCCTGGTCTGCAATGTGTTCCGGCCGTCCTTTGCTTACTAACATGAATATGACAAATCAGGTTAGCCGAATAATCAGTGAAACGAATTCCGGGTTGGTACTTTCATCGGATCATTCTGTGACTGACGGAATCCTGAAATTATTCGAAAATCCTGAAGTGTGTACCGAGATGGGAAACAATGCCAGGAGATATGCAGAATTGAATTTCAAGATCAATAAAATAGCTTCATTATTCATAAATAAGTCAGGATTTAGTAACTTGTTGGAATGA